In Rhea pennata isolate bPtePen1 chromosome 22, bPtePen1.pri, whole genome shotgun sequence, a single genomic region encodes these proteins:
- the CLDN19 gene encoding claudin-19 yields the protein MGGGALQLAGLAAALGGWAGALAAAALPQWRQSSYAGDAIITAVGLYEGLWMSCAAQSTGQLQCRLHDSLLALDAHVQTSRALMVLSLLLGFFGVILSVVGMKCTKVGEDDPVTKGRVAVAGGVLFILSGLCTLAAVSSYAARVTHEFFNPSTPVNARYEFGSALFVGWAAAGLAGLGGSLLCCSCPAGPRRPPQRCRRSQPSTARESSFVSNQRAAEPRGPPVAP from the exons AtgggcggcggggcgctgcagctggcggggctggcggcggcgctgggcggctgggccggggcgctggcggccgcggcgctgccccagTGGCGGCAGAGCTCCTACGCCGGCGACGCCATCATCACGGCCGTGGGGCTCTACGAGGGGCTGTGGATGAGCTGCGCGGCGCAGAGCACCGGGCAGCTCCAGTGCCGCCTCCACGACTCCCTGCTCGCCCTGGACG cccaCGTCCAGACCTCGCGGGCCCTCATGGTGCTGTCCCTCCTCCTCGGCTTCTTCGGCGTCATCCTCAGCGTCGTGGGCATGAAGTGCACCAAGGTGGGCGAGGACGATCCCGTCACCAAGGGCCGCGTCGCCGTCGCCGGCGGCGTCCTCTTCATCCTCTCCG GGCTCTGCACGCTGGCCGCCGTCTCCTCGTACGCCGCGCGGGTCACCCACGAGTTCTTCAACCCCAGCACCCCGGTCAACGCCAG GTACGAGTTCGGGTCGGCGCTCTTCGTCGGCTGGGCGGCCGCCGGCCTCGCCGGCCTCGGcggctccctgctctgctgctcctgcccggccgggccgcggcgcccgccgcagcgctgccgccgctcgCAGCCCTCCACCGCCCGCGA gtcGAGCTTCGTTTCCAACCAACGAGCGGCCGAACCGCGGGGACCCCCCGTCGCGCCGTAG